One region of Plasmodium vivax chromosome 7, whole genome shotgun sequence genomic DNA includes:
- a CDS encoding DNA helicase, putative (encoded by transcript PVX_099345A), translating into MGEDEGSGPPPRDLLNRYKSKYRKIDIEKAKGILQEHFGITEFKEKQVECLNAIKNFKHVLNIMPTGGGKSLIYQVTPLLIEGISIVISPLISLMYDQTKSLKRKNISAETINSSLNKKENEKVLSLLKNYNNCDIKVLYVTPETATSEYFMIVLKELYLNVKIALISIDEVHCISTWGCDFRKSYRNLNKVLTACPYVRVYTCTATATKCVERDIIVNLNLDGHAQARPQGEGQQEKRGKGQREERVKREEREEREEREEREKREKREEREEREEREKREKREKKGPTSDQTDRADGLASDNPIDIPSDTQSDAQSDAHSDAQSGPQSGDAEGGTVNSLRIVRTSFNRPNLKYVIVYSDLIHTEKKKSIFHIIQEKRNLDKIGIIYCFKRNTCDEISKYLREQGFQALSYHAGLTNSARKRIQEKWVNGNAKILVATIAFGMGIDRKDVSFIIHFNLPKSIENYYQESGRSGRNGNVSFCYLYYSKEDVEKLSYIIRSSYSNLDMQDITMQKKYEKEIYNLECVHNLCMQEKCVRSQILAHFGELPPPRGGGATSSVGGGGSVSGGGSAPGSVSGGGNSTCDDDYCCSYCSDVKGSRHKIERVIKMYEEAHWKIQSNYNRTGGSHVNSFTTVLPKKKHQLSDDSGSDKDPGLDQYKLTNKRIKGFVPFQSASSIISKDIRDKGIIEVMKELERREELMENKLEERTPKIGKMTHSISHFTSVKKKPVFSSFKVPRKL; encoded by the coding sequence ATGGGCGAAGACGAGGGGAGCGggccccccccgcgggaCCTGCTGAACCGGTACAAAAGCAAGTACCGCAAAATAGACATCGAGAAGGCGAAGGGCATCCTGCAGGAGCACTTTGGCATTACGGAGTTCAAGGAGAAGCAAGTGGAATGTCTAAACgcaattaaaaatttcaaacaCGTCCTTAACATCATGCCAACAGGAGGAGGGAAATCCCTCATCTACCAAGTAACCCCGTTGCTAATAGAAGGCATCAGCATAGTCATCAGCCCCCTAATCTCCCTCATGTATGACCAAACAAAATCtctgaagagaaaaaatatatccgcAGAAACGATCAATAGTTctcttaataaaaaagaaaatgaaaaagttttGAGTCTTCTTAAAAACTACAATAACTGCGACATTAAAGTTTTGTATGTAACCCCCGAGACAGCCACCAGTGAGTATTTTATGATCGTCTTGAAGGAGCTTTACCTGAATGTGAAGATCGCTTTGATATCCATTGACGAGGTGCATTGCATAAGCACCTGGGGGTGCGACTTTAGGAAGAGCTACCGGAATTTGAACAAAGTGCTAACGGCGTGTCCCTACGTGCGCGTTTACACCTGCACGGCCACCGCCACCAAGTGCGTGGAGCGGGACATCATTGTTAACTTGAACCTGGACGGCCACGCGCAGGCGAGGCcgcagggggaggggcagcaAGAGAAGCGGGGGAAGGGGCAGCGGGAGGAGCGAGTGAAGCGGGAGGAGCGGGAGGAGCGGGAGGAGCGGGAGGAGCGGGAGAAGCGAGAGAAGCGGGAGGAGCGGGAAGAGCGGGAGGAGCGagagaagcgggagaagcgggagaagaAGGGACCGACTAGTGACCAGACGGACCGAGCGGACGGCCTGGCGAGCGACAATCCGATCGATATACCCAGCGATACCCAGAGTGACGCCCAGAGTGACGCACACAGCGACGCACAGAGCGGCCCCCAGAGTGGAGACGCCGAGGGGGGCACCGTCAACTCGCTGCGAATCGTGCGCACGTCGTTCAACAGACCCAACCTCAAGTACGTCATCGTGTACAGCGACCTCATCcacacggaaaaaaaaaaaagcattttccACATCATCCAGGAGAAAAGAAATCTGGACAAAATAGGTATAATCTACTGCTTCAAACGGAACACCTGTGATGAGATTTCCAAGTACCTACGAGAGCAGGGGTTCCAGGCCCTCAGTTACCACGCCGGATTGACGAACAGCGCGAGGAAGAGAATACAAGAAAAGTGGGTCAacggaaatgcaaaaattctAGTGGCGACCATAGCGTTTGGAATGGGAATTGACAGGAAGGATGTGTCctttattattcatttcaATTTGCCCAAATCGATAGAAAATTATTACCAAGAGTCTGGGCGGTCTGGGCGGAATGGAAACGTGTCCTTCTGCTACCTTTATTACTCCAAGGAGGATGTGGAGAAACTCTCCTACATCATTCGAAGCAGCTACTCCAATTTGGACATGCAGGACATCACCATGCAGAAGAAGTACGAGAAGGAAATATACAACCTCGAGTGCGTGCATAACCTGTGCATGCAGGAGAAGTGCGTGCGGTCTCAGATCCTGGCGCACTTCGGCGAGCTCCcgccccccaggggggggggcgccacTAGCAGTGTTGGCGGGGGTGGAAGCGTTAGCGGCGGTGGTAGCGCTCCTGGCAGTGTTAGCGGCGGTGGAAACAGCACCTGCGACGACGACTACTGCTGCTCGTACTGCTCCGACGTGAAGGGCTCGAGGCACAAAATCGAGCGGGTCATTAAAATGTACGAGGAGGCGCACTGGAAGATTCAGTCCAACTACAACCGAACGGGCGGCAGCCACGTGAACTCCTTCACCACCGTCCTCCCGAAGAAGAAGCATCAGCTGAGTGACGACTCAGGCTCGGACAAGGACCCTGGGCTAGACCAGTATAAACTGACGAACAAGAGGATTAAGGGGTTTGTTCCCTTCCAGAGTGCTTCATCTATCATTTCGAAGGACATTCGAGACAAGGGCATCATCGAAGTTATGAAGGAGCTGGAGAGAAGGGAGGAGCTCATGGAGAACAAGCTGGAGGAGCGGACCCCCAAGATCGGCAAAATGACGCATTCCATTTCGCACTTCACCAGCGTGAAAAAGAAGCCCgtgttttcctccttcaagGTCCCCCGCAAGTTGTGA
- a CDS encoding hypothetical protein (encoded by transcript PVX_099350A): MFAFRWGKKDESEKETLGSYKLQGTKKEPIIKWKSKGQVEKNANKKKKNAIKKKKNVIKFKAPGRPKNKKKKNSFFSFARFNFFGRSKRKRTPRAAQRSPQDEAPPQRKEVKGLIKRFEVSKGKVKQTTKGAAKGVANETAKGVAKGVANENAKEAAKGTTEEGKANVGKAKAPTQTSAAKADPQRSDAHAEPIENEELFEVLTEEERKSIEVVSLIDGSSNGDSSEADRDGNDDSVEKDVPVKMKSAYSVKKQKSGLYPTHDKGMLVQKSSRLEGTPLVDKEKSPPQKNKQDEKDLVITPNSGADPGKEMQTKKSILKNILKMPLSYASRSFKRGVSETEQSAKLGKAEKAAVKDTTHSIHLQSDLDKGDVSPREEVDAKSEDTNYSGKMNFNKFIPNFNLTSKKNATLRLNKKKVAPMISSKLKMNKKNSHIGSSFDQADDLNAAKLEESTLTRQDIRAKKNHLIGRAKLMEKNLHRSIHATQEDGAKNIHRKMTNDFTEGGGIPFDLHPPLLLTENSFDICPISPIEDIIEVINSICNNNKEEAVAKLKMCKENNEKCSSVLKITLDKLNGPEDSVLSNLTKNM; encoded by the exons ATGTTTGCCTTCCGCTGGGGAAAGAAAGACGAGTCGGAAAAGGAGACCCTGGGAAGCTACAAACTCCAGGGGACCAAAAAGGAGCCCATCATTAAGTGGAAGAGCAAAGGGcaggttgaaaaaaatgccaacaaaaagaaaaaaaacgccatcaagaagaaaaaaaacgtcatCAAATTTAAGGCCCCGGGACGCccgaaaaataagaaaaagaagaactCCTTTTTTAGCTTCGCGAGATTCAACTTTTTCGGAAGGTCTAAAAGGAAGAGGACCCCCAGGGCGGCACAAAGGAGCCCCCAGGACGAGGCGCCCCCGCAGCGGAAGGAGGTGAAGGGGCTCATCAAGAGGTTCGAGGTGTCGAAGGGGAAGGTGAAGCAAACCACGAAAGGGGCAGCAAAAGGGGTGGCAAACGAAACCGCGAAGGGGGTGGCAAAAGGAGTAGCCAACGAAAACGCGAAGGAGGCAGCGAAAGGAACAACCGAAGAGGGGAAAGCTAATGTGGGCAAAGCCAAAGCGCCCACACAAACGAGCGCCGCAAAGGCTGACCCCCAAAGGAGCGACGCTCACGCAGAGCCAatcgaaaatgaagagctgTTTGAGGTCCTAACGGAGGAGGAGAGAAAATCCATCGAGGTGGTTTCCCTGATAGACGGGTCTTCCAATGGCGACAGCTCCGAGGCAGACAGGGATGGAAACGACGACTCGGTCGAGAAGGACGTCCCCGTAAAGATGAAGTCCGCCTATTCAGTTAAGAAGCAAAAGAGTGGCCTATACCCAACCCATGATAAAGGCATGTTAGTGCAAAAATCGAGCCGTTTGGAGGGGACCCCCCTAGTAGACAAGGAAAAAagccccccccaaaaaaacaaacaggATGAGAAGGACCTCGTGATTACCCCCAACTCAGGTGCAGACCCCGGGAAGGAAatgcaaacaaaaaaatcgATCCTAAAAAATATCCTAAAAATGCCCCTCTCTTATGCGTCTAGAAGTTTCAAAAGGGGCGTTTCGGAGACGGAGCAATCGGCCAAATTGGGGAAAGCGGAAAAAGCAGCGGTGAAGGACACTACCCATTCGATTCACCTCCAAAGCGACCTCGATAAGGGGGATGTCTCCCCCCGCGAAGAGGTCGACGCCAAGTCGGAAGACACCAACTACAGCGGCAAAATGAACTTCAATAAATTTATCCCCAATTTTAACCTAaccagtaaaaaaaatgccacccTGAGATTGAACAAGAAGAAAGTCGCTCCCATGATTAGCAGTAAgctcaaaatgaataaaaagaacAGCCACATTGGAAGCAGCTTTGACCAAGCGGATGATCTGAATGCTGCCAAACTGGAGGAATCAACTCTCACGCGACAGGACATACGAGCGAAGAAGAATCATCTCATAGGACGCGCTAAACTGATGGAGAAGAACCTACACAGGAGTATACATGCGACACAGGAAGATGGGGCCAAGAACATCCATCGTAAAATGACAAACGACTTTaccgaagggggggggattcCCTTCGACCTGCACCCGCCCCTTCTGCTCACCGAAAATTCCTTCGACATATG CCCAATATCCCCTATCGAGGACATCATAGAGGTCATCAATTCCATTTGCAACAACAACAAAGAGGAGGCAGTTGCGAAGCTGAAAATGTGCAAAGAGAACAACGAGAAG TGTTCCAGCGTGCTGAAGATAACCCTGGATAAGCTAAACGGGCCGGAGGATTCCGTGCTCTCCAATTTGACCAAGAATATGTAA
- a CDS encoding tRNA-dihydrouridine synthase A, putative (encoded by transcript PVX_099355A; Possible apicoplast targeted protein. Curated by Stuart Ralph, Walter and Eliza Hall Institute of Medical Research, Australia.) → MRVAPLRGLTACLYLARPPNHGQPKLNTQKRHPLVGAYYLDGDHNRANLHKRGKEKLWHGGKAKRNVYSFSKKSIRRHQKVLKQNRRTITNMSVATEMKVEEGIHLCGDQEFKLEDISSCVSEIFEKKKKYENIPFIQVAPMINVTNRHFRALVRTITRRAQVWTEMIVDNTLLYNLNNLEEHLGFNSNEHPIVCQLGGSDATSLAEAAVLVEQAGYDEINLNVGCPSTKVANKGAFGAYLMKKPEHVRNIVYEIKRKVHIPVSVKIRTGVDDCDSFPFLRSFVECISSVGCSHFIVHARKAWLKGLDPKQNRSVPPLEYPKVYSLCQLYPHLKFTLNGGVKTVEEAVALLNGYLPKKGNVDSEKTYVQVKNYQVNPLHGVMLGRACMENTTVLSQTDQLVYNEKPPHTAFSRRTVLDAYKSYLEENSSLCSLSSAFELLKPVLGILKGMPGHRIFRNKLDMYIRNYASTLPCSGILEKAMVDVDAVAPGCLDLPLADYKLQQEYIKNY, encoded by the coding sequence ATGCGAGTTGCGCCCCTGAGAGGCCTCACCGCTTGCCTATACCTCGCGCGCCCCCCCAACCATGGGCAGCCAAAGCTGAACACGCAAAAGAGGCATCCTCTCGTTGGGGCATACTACCTAGATGGTGACCACAACAGGGCGAATTTACATAAAcgtgggaaggaaaaattatggCATGGTGGAAAAGCTAAGAGGAACGTCTACTCCTTTAGCAAGAAGTCCATTCGGCGTCACCAGAAGGtattaaaacaaaacaggAGAACTATCACCAACATGTCAGTAGCAACAGAAATGAAGGTGGAGGAGGGCATTCACCTGTGCGGTGACCAAGAGTTCAAATTAGAAGATATATCCTCCTGTGTTAGcgaaatttttgaaaaaaaaaaaaaatatgaaaatattccttttataCAAGTTGCCCCAATGATAAATGTCACCAATAGACACTTCCGCGCATTAGTAAGGACCATCACAAGAAGGGCCCAAGTGTGGACTGAAATGATTGTAGACAACACGTTGTTGTACAATTTGAACAATTTAGAAGAGCACTTAGGTTTTAACTCCAATGAGCACCCAATCGTTTGTCAGCTGGGTGGATCTGATGCCACGTCCCTCGCGGAAGCAGCTGTGCTAGTGGAACAAGCGGGTTACgatgaaataaatttgaatGTAGGATGCCCAAGTACCAAGGTAGCTAACAAGGGAGCGTTTGGAGCATACCTGATGAAAAAACCCGAGCATGTACGAAATATAGTGTacgaaattaaaagaaaagttCACATCCCTGTGTCTGTAAAAATTAGAACGGGAGTTGATGATTGTGactctttcccctttttgagaTCCTTTGTTGAATGTATTTCCTCAGTAGGATGCTCTCATTTTATTGTACACGCAAGAAAGGCCTGGCTAAAGGGATTGGACCCCAAGCAGAATAGGTCCGTACCCCCATTGGAGTACCCCAAAGTGTATAGCCTCTGTCAGTTATATCCCCATTTGAAATTTACCCTAAATGGGGGGGTCAAAACGGTGGAGGAAGCTGTGGCTTTGCTAAATGGCTACCTCCCCAAGAAAGGCAATGTTGATAGCGAAAAAACGTATGTGCAAGTGAAGAACTATCAGGTGAATCCCCTCCATGGGGTTATGCTCGGCCGAGCATGCATGGAAAACACCACCGTTTTGTCCCAAACGGATCAGCTGGTTTATAATGAGAAGCCCCCACACACGGCGTTCAGCAGAAGGACCGTGCTAGACGCATACAAATCCTATTTGGAGGAAAACTCCAGCTTGTGCAGCTTATCAAGTGCGTTTGAATTGTTAAAGCCAGTGTTGGGCATCCTTAAGGGAATGCCTGGCCATCGAATTTTTAGGAACAAACTGGATATGTACATCAGGAATTATGCCTCCACCTTGCCGTGTTCAGGCATTTTGGAGAAGGCCATGGTGGACGTGGACGCCGTGGCCCCCGGCTGCCTGGACCTCCCCCTGGCCGACTACAAGTTGCAGCAGGAGTACATCAAAAATTATTAG
- a CDS encoding gamma-glutamylcysteine synthetase, putative (encoded by transcript PVX_099360A) has protein sequence MGFLKVGTPLTWEEVQKVKSLIRLYGILQFVHTYKCNKDRVDENIMFGDEIEYIVIRNDETLKESSALLCATDLIDEMMNLESVTECQYGSHWTPEYSSFTIEGTPSVPFKFDINSSPFVEDCMRIRRIKLNNVLSAITGVRAITLPCFPNALLENSLLMAKRKGDRGKGIVAGGDTLETPAEGVHRRQAERGHSEMVTQSGMITPSEMVTQSGMTTPSEMVTQSGMVTPSGMVTQSDMLREVTTLNDSTQTYADEGKSTQFVSSDAIAPKNGDSLMQEMCAEEVSGAEQANRADQADQADQSNESNRINQRNQVTPSTPASQPIFISAAREENLPFECDLFKPEETKNYSNSCLVTDMVISPHARYVTLTKNIRKRRGTKIISFNEIYRDENTEKLPRWEHSLDKTDRRLYRKVKKKYVLDEHLIWNKSLTNRKRVEGKSPEGVNEPDASSSEGVNTSDAAPVHGNLIDEVIKNSLFSDLDDEKDHIYVFDRKFIEEYSEKCKNPIKNYVYLDAMFFGMSMCCQQVTMSFPTIDDAKYLYDQLAVIAPLFLALTASTPYLGGFLTETDTRWRVISNTVDCRTEEELAYIAKPRYSGISLYISNELPLRKNYHLYNDIDVVLDKNVYDKLVKENVDDFLARHVASLFVRDPIVVFQGSYSERDIQSIEGRMRGLGGETEVESSPGGGSPHRGVPPPRGDYSHLAAFGKNPLNGVYLSEDFHFLEDYEETVLSSHQHFENFQSTNWNSVRFKPPPILGNHGNGPSSIGWRVEFRTPDIQITDFENASVVTLIMVLSKFILKEKLNLYIPMSLLEENLYRSANRDAIFKEKFYFRRDLSYDTEDNQVEEKTLYDIFFNDHNGIFFLCSKYIEEQFREGLLSHAAKNKIDEYIEFVKQRCAGKICTGAAYLRNFIMNHPAYQRDSYINSRINYDICKLIADIGKGLIIPQELLGVFVDPYKERIKSDLRQINESQYVKSLAYKFISGEDYTQYLLLSEAIKDDQDYYTGTRRTNYEDSMDNNTLEFGRKLYQLSA, from the coding sequence atgggattCCTCAAAGTTGGAACGCCATTAACTTGGGAGGAAGTGCAGAAAGTAAAATCCCTAATCAGGCTGTATGGCATCCTACAGTTTGTCCATACATACAAATGCAACAAAGACCGAGTGGACGAGAACATCATGTTCGGGGACGAAATAGAATACATCGTTATTCGCAATGATGAAACTTTAAAAGAGTCTTCTGCTCTCTTATGTGCAACAGATTTGATCGACGAAATGATGAACTTGGAAAGTGTCACCGAGTGTCAGTATGGATCCCATTGGACTCCAGAATAttcctccttcaccattGAGGGGACTCCTTCCGTACCGTTTAAATTTGATATAAATTCATCCCCCTTTGTTGAAGATTGCATGCGGATACGGAGAATAAAACTGAACAACGTTCTCAGTGCCATTACGGGAGTGCGGGCCATCACTTTGCCGTGCTTCCCGAACGCGCTCCTAGAGAATAGCCTCCTTATGGCAAAGAGGAAGGGTGACAGGGGGAAGGGCATCGTTGCAGGGGGAGACACCTTGGAGACGCCAGCGGAAGGGGTGCATCGAAGGCAAGCGGAAAGGGGACATAGTGAAATGGTCACGCAGAGCGGGATGATCACACCGAGCGAAATGGTCACGCAGAGCGGGATGACCACACCGAGCGAAATGGTCACACAGAGCGGGATGGTCACACCGAGCGGGATGGTCACGCAGAGCGACATGCTCAGAGAGGTCACCACGCTCAACGACAGCACGCAGACGTACGCGGACGAGGGCAAGTCCACCCAGTTTGTAAGCTCGGATGCGATTGCCCCGAAGAATGGCGACTCGCTAATGCAGGAGATGTGCGCGGAGGAAGTGAGCGGCGCGGAGCAGGCGAATCGGGCGGATCAGGCGGACCAAGCGGACCAGTCGAATGAGTCCAACCGGATCAATCAGCGCAACCAGGTCACCCCCTCAACCCCGGCAAGCCAACCCATCTTCATCAGCGCGGCCAGGGAAGAAAACCTCCCCTTCGAATGCGACCTGTTCAAACCTGAGGAGACGAAGAACTACAGCAACAGCTGCCTCGTCACCGACATGGTGATCAGCCCGCACGCCAGGTACGTCACCCTGACCAAGAACATAAGAAAGCGTAGGGGGAccaaaataatttcattcaACGAGATATATAGGGACGAGAACACAGAGAAGCTGCCCCGGTGGGAACATTCTCTGGACAAAACGGACCGGAGGCTTTAcaggaaggtgaagaagaagtacgTCCTGGACGAGCACCTCATTTGGAACAAGTCCCTGACGAATAGGAAGAGGGTGGAAGGGAAGTCGCCAGAGGGGGTAAACGAGCCAGACGCGTCGTCATCAGAAGGGGTAAACACTTCGGACGCCGCCCCCGTTCACGGCAACCTCATCGACGAAGTGATAAAGAACAGCCTGTTCAGCGACCTGGACGACGAGAAGGACCACATCTACGTGTTCGACCGGAAGTTCATCGAGGAGTACTCGGAGAAGTGCAAGAACCCAATTAAGAACTATGTGTACCTAGACGCCATGTTCTTCGGAATGAGCATGTGTTGCCAGCAAGTGACCATGTCCTTTCCAACCATAGATGACGCCAAGTACCTGTATGACCAGCTAGCTGTTATCGCCCCTTTGTTCTTAGCCCTAACGGCATCAACGCCCTATTTGGGAGGATTCCTCACAGAGACGGACACTCGGTGGAGAGTCATATCGAATACGGTCGACTGTAGGACAGAGGAGGAGCTCGCCTACATTGCAAAGCCTAGGTATTCCGGCATATCCTTGTACATCTCAAATGAGTTGCCCCTGAGGAAGAACTACCATTTGTATAACGACATAGATGTGGTGCTGGATAAAAATGTCTATGATAAATTGGTGAAGGAAAATGTGGACGATTTTTTGGCTAGACATGTTGCTTCTCTCTTCGTTAGGGACCCCATTGTGGTCTTTCAGGGGTCGTACAGCGAAAGGGATATACAGTCAATTGAGGGGAGGATGCGCGGGTTGGGTGGCGAAACGGAGGTAGAGTCTTCCCCGGGAGGGGGTTCCCCCCACAGAggagttcccccccccagaggggATTATTCCCATTTGGCCGCCTTTGGGAAGAACCCCCTCAACGGGGTCTACCTGAGCGAGGATTTCCACTTTTTGGAGGACTACGAAGAGACGGTGCTGTCCTCCCACCAGCATTTTGAGAACTTCCAAAGCACCAACTGGAACAGCGTGCGGTTTAAGCCGCCACCCATCTTGGGCAACCACGGCAACGGGCCCAGTTCCATCGGGTGGAGAGTAGAATTCCGCACCCCCGATATTCAAATCACCGATTTTGAAAACGCATCAGTGGTTACCCTCATCATGGTATTGTCTAAATTTATCCTAAAGGAGAAGCTGAATCTGTACATTCCCATGTCCCTATTGGAGGAGAATCTCTACCGCTCGGCTAACAGAGATGCCATCTTCAAagagaaattttatttcaggAGAGATCTATCCTACGACACGGAAGATAACCAAGTGGAGGAGAAGACCctatatgatattttttttaacgacCACAATGGGATATTCTTCCTTTGCTCCAAGTATATTGAGGAGCAGTTCCGCGAGGGGCTACTCTCCCATGCAGCCAAGAACAAGATAGACGAATACATAGAGTTTGTGAAGCAGAGATGTGCGGGGAAGATCTGCACAGGTGCTGCCTACTTGAGAAACTTTATTATGAACCACCCAGCGTACCAAAGGGACTCCTACATCAACAGCAGGATTAACTACGACATCTGCAAGCTGATAGCGGACATAGGGAAGGGGCTTATCATCCCGCAGGAGCTGCTGGGCGTCTTTGTGGACCCTTACAAGGAGAGAATCAAAAGTGATTTGCGCCAAATTAACGAAAGTCAGTATGTCAAGAGCCTGGCGTACAAGTTCATCTCGGGGGAGGACTACACGCAGTACCTGCTGCTCAGCGAGGCCATCAAGGACGACCAGGACTACTACACGGGCACGCGCCGCACCAACTACGAGGACTCCATGGACAACAACACGCTGGAGTTCGGGCGGAAGCTCTACCAGCTGAGCGCCTAA
- a CDS encoding nucleosome assembly protein 1, putative (encoded by transcript PVX_099365A) — protein MKRDRSENSVENTTDPKHTKIDNDDPLIPFMKDFEDIQKDIEQLDIKCAHEQMNIQKQYDEKKKPLFEKRDEIIEKVPGFWANTLRKHPALSDIVPEDIDILNCLVKLDLKDNMDNNGSYKITFTFNEKAKEYMEPLTLVKHVTFDNNQEKVVECTRIKWKEGKNPIAAVSNNRSDLDNEMPKWSIFEWFTTEELQDKPDVGELIRREIWHNPLSYYLGLEDFDDFDEDFDEEFDDDDEEDDDEDDDEDDEDEEEEEEDEDDEKDDDDEKDDDDMDGDDDGKEDENDD, from the exons atgaagagagaTCGCTCCGAAAACTCAGTTGAAAATACAACCGACCCTAAGCACAC caAAATCGACAACGATGACCCCCTGATACCGTTCATGAAGGATTTCGAAGACA TCCAAAAGGACATCGAGCAACTCGACATCAAATGCGCGCACGAACAGATGAACATCCAGAAGCAGTACgacgagaagaagaagccccTGTTTGAAAAGCGAGACGAGATTATAGAGAAAGTCCCCGGGTTCTGGGCCAACACCCTGAGGAAGCACCCGGCCCTAAGCGACATAGTGCCAGAAGACATTGACATTCTAAACTGCCTAGTGAAATTAGATCTGAAGGATAATATGGATAATAATGGCTCATACAAAATTACCTTCACCTTTaatgaaaaggcaaaggagTACATGGAGCCTCTAACTCTCGTGAAGCACGTCACATTTGATAATAACCAGGAGAAGGTCGTTGAGTGCACCCGCATCAAATGGAAGGAGGGAAAGAACCCCATCGCAGCTGTGTCTAATAATAGATCCGATCTAGACAACGAAATGCCCAAGTGGTCCATTTTCGAATGGTTCACCACGGAGGAGTTGCAAGATAAGCCAGATGTAGGCGAATTAATTAGAAGAGAAATTTGGCATAACCCACTGTCCTACTACCTAGGTTTGGAAGACTTTGACGACTTCGATGAGGACTTTGATGAAGAGTTtgatgatgacgatgaggaagatgatgatgaggatgatgatgaggatgatgaagatgaggaggaggaggaggaggatgaggaCGACGAGAAGGACGACGATGACGAGAAGGACGACGACGACATGGATGGGGATGACGACGGCAAGGAGGACGAGAACGACGACTAG
- a CDS encoding DNAJ-like molecular chaperone protein, putative (encoded by transcript PVX_099370A), with translation MLNDIIFQVIIASFGVTIVNSDKIKFLQKFRYAIYVLILSFLLYKGIPWKRENYYTYLNITPNATKQEIQTAYRQAAKIYHPDKNPDESADSSFIKLKQAYDILTDDVRRSNYNRFGDYKNGEVDDNTATLLICLSLVQHTMFFIIGYFLSYPRKLEFARQIFLVYNIASFCFELQFRFIEDDTTFDWLPSIGYLLPYEKIKLLRMLFPIVFFISICSSAYTYTDRNATLIYLMRSILATNRIVFERSNDVIESTNYLKKNGEQLVSKLQEMRKAVEDGKSGQAKIKDEEQKGEKECLEDAKKDPKDQNDTDDKLRENVKEFALTLDSHQMGLLEKCFELMKNKSTKDKKNQKKSWFEFFSMQMIFGIIFVYIWFTSK, from the exons ATGCTAAACGATATTATATTTCAAGTTATTATTGCTTCTTTTGGAGTCACAATAGTCAACAgcgataaaataaaatttcttcaaaagttCA GATATGCCATCtacgttttaattttgtccTTTCTGCTATACAAGGGGATACCCTGGAAGAGGGAGAATTACTACACGTACTTGAACATCACTCCCAATGCAACGAAGCAGGAAATACAGACCGCCTACAGGCAGGCGGCGAAAATATATCACCCC gACAAAAATCCGGACGAGTCGGCCGACTCCTCATTTATAAAGCTAAAACAGGCATACGACATCTTGACGGACGATGTGAGGAGAAGCAACTACAACCGCTTCGGGGACTACAAGAATG gcgaagTTGACGACAATACGGCCACACTGCTGATATGCCTTTCGTTGGTGCAGCACACCATGTTTTTCATCATAGGCTATTTTTTATCGTACCCACGCAAGCTGGAGTTCGCAAGACAA atatTTCTGGTGTACAACATAGCTAGCTTCTGCTTCGAGCTGCAGTTCCGGTTCATCGAAGACGACACGACGTTCGACTGGCTACCCTCGATAGGATACCTCCTGCCatatgagaaaataaaattacttAGGATGTTATTCcccatcgttttttttatcagcATATGCTCCTCAGCGTACACGTACACAGACAGAAATGCCACGTTGATTTATTTAATGCGCTCCATTTTGGCCACGAACAGAATCGTGTTCGAAAGATCCAATGACGTCATCGAGTCGACTAactatttaaagaaaaatggagaacAGCTGGTTTCCAAGTTACAGGAAATGAGGAAAGCTGTTGAAGATGGCAAATCTGGGcaggcaaaaataaaagacgAGGAGCAGAAGGGCGAAAAGGAGTGCCTGGAAGATGCCAAAAAAGACCCCAAGGACCAAAATGACACAGACGATAAGCTGCgagaaaatgtgaaggagtTTGCCTTAACGCTCGATTCGCACCAAATGGGCCTACTCGAAAAGTGCTTCGAACTGATGAAGAATAAGAGCACCAAGGACAAGAAGAACCAGAAGAAGTCCTGGTTCGAGTTCTTCTCCATGCAGATGATCTTCGGCATTATATTCGTCTACATCTGGTTCACCAGCAAGTGA